AAATTGTGGTTTTCGGCGCTGGTGGTCTGGGGATTGAATTAACGACTTGGATACGCGATATAAATGCGAAAAAAGACCGCTTTGACCTGCTGGGTTTTGTGGACGATACACCTGAATTGCAAGGAAAAACAGTTGCGGGATTTTCGGTGCTTGGCGATAGTTTGTGGCTTCTGAATTACGACGGTGAAATAGGCGTTGTTATTGCAGTCGGGCTTTCGCAGGGAAGAAAAAAGGTTTTTGAACGCTTTTCGCAAAATCCCAACATTTCTTTTCCGAATATACACGTGGACGAGGACAAATTTTATCACTCCGAAGTACTCGGCAACGTAAAGGGTTGCGTTATCGGCTATCACAATTTAATATCCCGTTTTGCGACTTTTGGCGATTTTGTTTTTATCGACGGGCTTAGTTGCGTTGGACACGGCGCAAAAATCGGAAGTTTTGCGTCTCTTTTTATTGGCTCGCATATTCCGGGAGACGTAATAATCGGCGAATGCGCACAAATCAACAGCGGCGCAAGAATTATGCCTGGAAAGTCCGTCGGCGAAAACGCTACCGTCGGAATGGGGTCGATTGTAATAAAAAATGTTGCGGCGAATACAACCGTATTTGGGAATCCGGCGAAAGCCATATGTTAAACAAGGAGAAAAAATGGATTTTATCGAAGATTTGCAAAAAGTTCCAATGGCAAAAAACGAAGACGTAGAGTATCTGAAACAATCGGAATTGCCGTTGGTTTTGTATGGGGCGGCGGATTTGGGGCGTAATGTAAAACGTTTTTTGGAGATAAATAACGTCAAAGTTGACTTTGTTGTCGTCGATAAAGAATATTGGCAGCCAAATATGAAATTGAGCGATTATGTAATTCAGCCGATAGAAAATATTTTAGCGAATAATTTCAAATTTAATATTGTAGTGGCATTTTATAGTGGTTTTGCGGAAAAAATCGCAAGGTTAAAAGAAAATGCGCAAATACAAAGATGTCTGTTTTTTCATCCGCTCAATGTGGCATTTGTAGATTGTTATCACGACTCTGATTTTCTTAATCGACATTCTACTGCCCTTACAGATCTGTATAGCAACTTGACAGATGATTTATCACGTCGGATAATGTTGGAATATATTAAGGCAAGAAAATCGGCAAACTCAACAGATCTTGTAAAATTGAATGTTCCGAATGAATTGCAGTGTTTTCCCGACTTTTTACCGCTTGCGGATAATGAAATATTTGTTGATTGCGGAGCTTTTAACGGCGATACTATAAAGGTGTTTCTTAACAAAACAAACGGAAAATACAACAAAATTTTTGCTTTTGAACCGGATACGGTTAGCGCGCAACAATGCAGAGAGTTGCTTGCCAATCAAGGGCGCGAGGACGTCTTGTTTGAAAAAGGCGCTTGGAGCGGAAAAGCAATGTTGCGCTTTGATAATCGAGGCAATATGACTTCAGTTATCAGCGAAAAAGGAAATATACAAATAGAATTAGACAGTATTGACAGCGTATTGGGCGACGAAAAAGCTACTTTTATCAAAATGGATATTGAAGGCGCTGAATTTGAAGCGCTAAAAGGCGCTCAAAACCAAATAATAGCCAATAAACCCAAACTTGCAATTTGTGTTTATCACAAACAAGAAGACTTAATAACAATTCCGCAATATATTTTGTCGCTGAATCCCGATTACAAATTATACTTGCGACATTATGGCGCTTTCTGTACGGAACTTGTCCTATACGCAATATAACCGAAAAAATGAACAAAAAAAGCGCTATTTGTTTTTTTTGTTCATAGAAAGTTTCTGCAAAAACCTTGCGTTGTTGTAGGAAATAAATTATTTTACTTCAGAGAATTTCAAATAAACGGTGATTTTTGCCAAACACAAGAAAAAGGAGTTTAAAATGAAAAAAGTTTTAATTTTGGTGTTATTTGCATTTTTTGCGCAGATATTTGCGCACGGAGTATTGATTTTGGTTGAAGATAACCGCGACGGAACTATTTATGTTGAGGCGGGATTTTCAACGGGAGGAAGCCCTGCTTCGGGAGCGTACGTGATTTTGCGGGAAAGAGAAACAGGGCGCACAATTTTTACGGGCAACCTTTCGGACGACGGGCGTATTACAATCGAACAGCCGACTGTGCCATATACGGTAACCGTGCGCATTGACGACGAACATTCCGTAACCAGAAACGGTCCGCTTGCGAGAAACAGACGTGGAGCAGAATAAAAAATGCCGTTCCGGCGGCAGGCAAAAGGAGGCAGTGTAAATGAAAACACGGATTTTAACAATAGTTTTGTTGCTTTTTGCGACTTGTTTTGCGCAAGGGCGGCAACAGCAACGACTGCAAATCGGCGTCAGTTTGCACCCTTATTACAGCTTCGCTCGGAATATTGTAGGCGACAGAGCGGACGTTATACCTATGATTAGCCCTAACGTTAATCCGCACGGTTATCGGATAATTCCCGAAGATATTGAGCGGGCGATGGGGCTTGACGTTGTAATTCTCAACGGGGTAGGACACGACGAATTTGCGCTTCAGATACTTAGGGCGGCGGGCAATTTAAATCGAATACACAAAATTTTTGCCAACGACGGCGTTGCGCTTATTCCGCAGTCGATAAATACAAATCAGGTAAATTCGCACACTTTTATTTCGATTTCCGCGTCTATTCAGCAGGTTTTTACGATAGCGACCCGTCTTGCTGAAATCGACCCTGCAAATGCGCAGTTTTTCCGTCAGAATGCGCAGAGATACGCGCGACAGTTAAGGCAACTTCGGGCGGAATTTATGGAAAAACTTGCAGATTACAAGGAAAACGATTTCAGATGCGCTACAATTCACGGCGGGTATTCGTATCTTTTGCAGGAGTTCGGCTTTCAGGTGGAAGCGGTTATAGAGCCGAGCCACGGGATAGCTCCGACCGCTTCGCAAATGATGGAAACGATAGAGAAAATCCGCGCCGTCAATGTTCAGGTGGTTTTTTCGGAGAGCGATTTTCCGCCGACGTTTTTAAGGACAATTCAGGAAGAAACGGGCGTCCGCGTGGTTAAACTTTCGCATTTGTCATACGGTGAATACAGCGCGGAATTCTTTGAAAGAGGAATGCGCTTTAACTTGGAGCAATTACTTAGAGCAGTGAGCGGGAGAGATTGAAAATGTTTAGAGTGTTTGTGATTATTTTGCTTTCTCTTACTTTAGCGTTTGCGAGAGGGGAGCGCCGAAATCGCGCGGCGACTGCGACGGCACAACCTGCGCCGCAAGAAATACGTCTTGCTGTTGCCGTAAGCATTCCTGCTTTGGGCGCGCTTTCGCGTGAAATTTTACGCGGAGTGCCCGTCGATGTTTTAGAGCCGTTCGGCACAGATTTTACTATGGACGAATTTGACGGGCTCGCATCCGAATACAGCGACGAACTCGACGAAATCGCACCGAGGGTCGCGGCTGTTGTCGGAATTCGCTCGATTATTCCCGATGACCCGATATTCGTGCAACTTCGCCACAGAAACATACGGGTCGTTGAAATAGACTGCGCCATACCGCCAAGCCCGACAGGTTCGGCAATTCCGCTGATACGCACGTCTAACGGAGAGATAAATCCTTTCGTTTGGCTTTCGCTTGCAAACGCCGTTCGTATGGCAGAAATCCTGGAGAGTGATTTCAGCGCGCTTTTTCCGAAGTATGCTTGTGTCATTTCGGCTAATTTGCTCGATTTTAAGCGGCGTTCGCTTGCACTTCGCAACGAATATACGCGGAAACTCCTTGAAATAGACAATTTCAGCGCAGTTGCATTAAGCGGAATTTTTGATTATTTGCTTATGGATATAGATGTTTTTGTTGTCGCAAGATTTTTGCCGGAATACGATTGGAATGAGGAGACAGCGCGAAAATTTCGCGATTTGGTAGAAAGCGGAGAGGTCGGCGTTGTAATAAACCGTTGGCAAACAGGCGCTCCTGCCTCGGAAATTATGGAAGAAAAAGGTGTTAGAACTGCTGTCCTGAGAACGGGAATTCCTGCGCTGAGTCATTTCGATGACGGTTTTTTAGCATTCTGGGAGAGAAATGTTTCTGCTATAGCAGGTGCGTTTCAAATAAAAGAATAAAAAAAAGAATATTTTATTGCGCAGGCTTATTACAATATATTATATTAAGTTAACTTAATTCTGCTTTTAGGCGGAAAGTTGAATTGATTGCGTTTTAAGCCAAACCTTAAAGTTGGCACTAACACTGATGTTGGTACTATTAAATGCAAAGAGGTAATCTAATGAATGATGACAACAAGTTTTTAGAAAAATATTTCAAATATTTTCGTGCGAAAGATGAAAATTCCGCTACACAATACGATAAATATATCGGTATAAGCGGCGTTTTACGTGCGCACGTCATAGAAAATTGGATTAAAACGCAAAAAGCATATTTAGGTAATAATGAAATAAGACGAATTTATTATTTGTCTTTAGAATATAATCTCGGTTCGCCAATAAAAATGCATTCCGTTTCAAACGAACTTCAATCTCATCTCGACATAATGCTCGAGCAGGAAGGAATTGAACGAAGTGAAATAAACGCCAAAGAGCCGCCTATGGATTTGGGAAACGGGTTTATCGGGGAATTTTCCGCAAATATTCTTGAAGTGCTTGCCTCTAAAGGTATTCCGTCGGTTGCCTACGGGCTTTGGTATGGTATGGCGCAATTCAGGCAAGCTGTTAAAAATAATTCGGATAAAAGCATTCTCGGACAGTTGGAAAGACCATATTATTGGTCGTCTTTGTATAATCCGTGGGTTGTTGATAGACCTGAATACAATAATCACGTGTGTTTCGGCAGTCGCTCATGCTACGGCGGTTGTTTAGGCAAGAAAAATCCCGACGAGTCCATTTGGATTTGCGGCGACAGAGTTATGGCGACACCTGTGGATTTTCCGATTTCGGGGTATCGAAACAAAGTCGTTAATACATTGCGCTTTTGGAACGCTTTGCCGAGCGAGGACTTTTCTTCGGATTATATGCTTCACAGCGATTACGTACGCGCTTGCGACGAAAAAAGCGATTCCGTAAAGTTTTTGCGCTATTTGTTCAGCGAGGAAGTGTCTCAACAAACAAGCGAACTGCATATAAAACAACAATATTTCTTGGCTGCGGCGTCGATAAAAGATATATTGCGTCGGCATTTATCGCAAAATAATTCTATCGAAACCATTTGCGACAAGGCGCAGATTATTCTTGCGGACAGTCGTATGGGATTTGCCATAATTGAATTTATACGGATTTTAATTGCTCATTTCGAAATTTCCGTCGAAAAAGCCGTGGGTATTGCCCGAAAAACATTTGTTATATCGCTTCCGCTTGTGGACGGCGGTCAATTTCCTAAAGTGCCTCTCTATATTTTAGAAACCCTTTTGCCGCAACACGTTAACGTAATTATGAAAATTAACCATTGGCTTCTCGATAAAGCGAGAAAGGAATATGGTGCTTCCGATGATGACCTGCGTGAAATTTCGCTTATTGAAGAGGGCGCTATAAAGAAAATCTGTATGGCAAACCTTTCGCTTATGTTTTCGGGAAGCGCTTTCTCGTATTCTCAGAGCGGCGCAGACCATATAAAAAATGTTGCGCTTCCAAAGACTTCCCGCATATATTCGGTTGATATAAAACCGACTTTTTCGGGCGTTTCTCTTCGCAGATGGTTGCTTTATTCTAATAAACACCTCGCGGATTTGATAACATCCAAGATTGGCGAAGGTTGGATTAAGGAAAACTCTAAACTTGCCGATTTTGAGCGCTACTCGCAAAACGCCGCCATACAGAAAGTATTTACTCAAATAAAAGCGTACGCTAAAGAGGAGTTTCTCGAAAAAATGTTTAACGATATTGCAATTGCAAAAAACTCTTTGCTCGATACGCTTTTTATTACGCACATACGAAAAATAACCCTCGGCAACTCGCAGGTTTTAATGCTTCTTTATATTGCGGCGCGCTATTTAAGGCTGAGACGTGGAGAAAAACTTGTTTCTCGCGCATATTTTTTCACAGGAAGAGCGTTGCCCTTTGATTTTTACGGCAAGCAGCTGGTATCGCTTGTGAATATTTTCTCACGAGCGCTTAAGGATTGCAAAGAATTGCAGGTGCATTTTGTTTACAACTGCACAACCTCTTTGGAAGAGGAACTTTTAGCTATCGGAGATATGGCGGAATTTATTTCGTCGCCTTATTCTTTAGAACCATCGTCGTTTAGTGCGGTAAGGGCGGCGGCTAACGGAATGGTGCCGCTTTCGGGAGCAAATTCCGTGGATATAGACACCGTTTCAAAAATTGGGCTGGATTCTTGCTTTTATTTGGAAAATACCGACAAAGACATCAGTGGATACGACATAAACGCGTATGTGGAAAACACACCTGTCCTTAAGGAAGCCTTTGAATTAGTGGAAAAATGGATTAAAGATTATTCGGGCGGCGAAGAAGAAGAGGGAAAAATTAATCCTCTTTGGGAAAATTTGCGTTATCGGGACGAAATGAAAATATTTTCGTTTTTTGACGAATATTGCCGAGCACAAGACAAAATAGACGCCGCATTCGCTGATAAGTCGGAATGGTCGTCGATGGCTTTACGAAATATCGCACGCTCAAGCGCAGGTTCGCTCGACAATACAATTTGCTCCTTATACGGAGATTATACTAATAAAGTGGTGGACTTGTAAGATGATGGGGGGGAAGCCAAAAATTTATTCGGGAACTTCGATAGCCGCAGGAAAAGGGCTTGGACAGGCGGTTATAGTCGAGGTTAAGAACGACAACATAATACGAAGAATTACGCGAGACGAAATTTTATTAGAGACAGACAGATTTGAAAACGCAAAACTGCAGGCGACAAAATATTACGATGACCTGTCTAAAGTCTTAAGAGCGAAAGCCGGTACGGGAAGCGATGACGCCTCTATAATTGAAATATATAAATGTATAGTGAACGACCCGATGCTTAGCAGAAGTGTTATGTATAATATTCGCACGGAGTTGTTTTCCGCCGAAAGCTCCGTCCAAAAAGTCGCCAATGATATGATGGAGGAGTTTAAGTCTATCGAAGATGAATATATAAGGGAGCGAGATAAAGATATATGCGAGGCGGGCAAAAGAATTCTGCATTATCTCGGTTGCGATAATTTTGAAGAAAGAATATTTGAAAAAGATGTGGTTTTGTTTATAAACGGTCCGCTTATTTTGTCTCACATCGTTGGTAAAAACATAGAAAAAATAAAAGGAGTGGTGTGTTTGGCGTCGGGAAAAACTTCGCACGCCGCTATCGTTGCTCGTTCAAATTCAATTCCCGTAATTTCCGACGTGGACTTGCTGAAGTTAAACTTGGTTGAAGGAAATAACGTTTTAATTGATTGCGATGTGGGAACTTTTACGATAAATCCGACTAAAAAATCGATTAACGAATATAATTCTTATATTAACGAAAAGAATTTGCGAAAGCGCGGATTACCCGCCTTTTTGAAACGTCCTGTTTTCACCAATGACGGAATGTCTATTTCGGTAATGGCAAATGTGTCTATCGAAGATGACGCGAGACTTGCAGTCGAAAACGGCGCTGACGGAATAGGTCTTGTGCGTACCGAAATATTATTTACCGAATACGCGGAATTTCCGTCCGAAAGCGAGCAAATTCGCTATTACGAAGGTATTTTTAACAAAATAGGGAGCGGCAAAAAAGTTAATATTCGCGTTATGGACGTGGGCGGCGACAAAATGGTCAAATTTATAAATGATATACCACGTGAAGAAAACCCGTTTATGGGTTGGCGGGCTGTGCGAATTTATCGTGAGAGAACCGAGTTTTTACATAAACAACTTGTTGCAATACTCAAAGCGGGGGAGGGCAAAAAATACGGAATAATGTTCCCTATGATAACCACTCTTTCCGAATGGGATTTTTTGCGCAACTTTACCATAAAAACGGCTGATGAATTGGGAATAAAATGTCCGAGTTTGGGCGTTTTGCTTGAAGTGCCGCTTGCAATTTTAGAAATAGAGTCGTTTTTAAGCACCTTAGAATTTGCGTCTATCGGTACCAACGACCTTATGCAATATTTATCTGCCGCCGACCGAAGCAACGCTAAGGTTAACTATCTCTACAATCCGCTTGAGCCCGCGTTTCTGAAAATAGTGAAAACTGCCATAGACCAATGTGTTTCGGGCGGAAAGCCTATTTCGATGTGCGGCGATATGGCGGCGCGTCCGGAGTGTACCATTTTGCTTTTGGGGCTTGGGCTTACTCGTTTCAGCGTTTCACCGCCTACGATACCGATTATAAAGGAAATAATCAGCTGTATTCCCCTTATGAAAATTAAGGAAGAGACAAATCATTTGCTTTTGAATAAAAGAAGTGCAAAAGATGTTGCCGATTGGCTTCAGTATATTAACGGCAAATACTGTGCGCACATTTTTAAGAAGCACGGCTTTATTCCGCTATACGGCGATTATTATGATAAAGGAAATTTCTGAAAAAAATTATAAATTAATGTGCGCATCTGACGCCGATGCTGATTTCGCCCGCCTCGGGTGCAAACCACTGACGATTTGTTCCTCTTAGCGCTCGCTCTTCGCTGTACCAGCCGCCGCCTCGAATTACATTGAAACGTCCGACTTGCGGACCTCTCGGATTGTGTTGCGGTGCAAATTGATAGAAATCCTGCTCGTATCTGTCGTTTACCCATTCCCAAACGTTTCCGTTCATATCGACCAATCCAAAATCGCCTACTCCGTCAAAAGTGTAAACCTGCACGGAACTTCGGCTTCTGAAACGCGCTCTTTGCGGCGTAGGTCTTTCGTTGCCCCACGAAAAGGTGGTTCTTCCGCCGTTGGTTGCGGCAAATTCCCATTCGGCTTCGGTCGGAAGCCTGCCGCCTCTAAACCTGCAATATTCGCTTGCCTGTCTCCAAGTTATGCAAATGACAGGGTTGTTGGGTGCAAGCAATTCTTCGGGCGGCGTCATTCTTGTAAGTCCTTGGTTTGTCCATAAAAAACAATTAGCGGTATTTGGACGAGAACATCTTCCTGCATTCACGCATTGCTGATAATCGTTGTTGCTGACGGGGCGTTTGTCGAGACGGAATGCGTCCACCGTTATTTCGCGCACGGGTCTTTCGTCGGGATTTCCTCTTTCGCTTCCTCTGTTAAAAGTTCCGCCGCGAATTTGCACGATTTCACTGAAAGAAAACGCCGCCGTAGCCAAGCAGAAAATTAAAAGCAGAAGCGCTTTCATCGGCTTCGGCTTTCCTGCATTGCCATTGAAACAAACATTACAGACAAAAATACTATAATTCCTGCCCTGTCCATTCTCCGTCTTTTTGTGGCGAGTTCTTCTTCGCTGAGTGTATCGGTTTTGTCTTTTTCTTCTTCTTCGCTTTCCGCTTGTGTTGCCGTATCACGACCTCGCGTTCTTGCGGGAGCCTGCACCTGCTGATTTTCCGAAATAAGCGCTATGGAAAGCGTATCATTTTGTCCTGCCGATAAAGTGAAAGTTGTATCAAAAAGGGTAAAGCCCTCTTTAAGAAGCATAATGTTGTATTCGCGCGGCTCAAGCTCGTCGGCAAAAAACGGAGTAGTCCCCGAAACTCGACGATTGACAAGAATTGTGGCACCGTCGGGTGTTGTAGTAATTGCAAGCGATGCCATTGTCGCTTCTTCGACAACGATTTCCGCTTCGGCTTCGACAAGCTCAGCCACCGAGCCGAGCTCAATTTCTGCTGTGGTTATTTCGCCTGCTTCTTCCGTCGTTTCGTACGAAATTTCGGCAATCTCTTCAAGCGTTTCTGCAACGCTTTGCGAAGTCTCGATATTTATGTCTGTCGGCTCGTACGGTAAAATTTCCATATCGGCGCTTGTCAAAGGCGCAGGCATAGGAACAGTTGCAAACGAAAAAGTTGCTAATATCAATAACATTATAAAAATATTTTTCAAGTCAAATCTCCTCTTTAGTTCGTTAAGCAGTGGCTAACCTTGCTCCGTTTTTTGTTTGTCTGTTTGACAAATAGTCAAATCCTACTCCCATCACTAGCATTGCACCAGCAATCATACCAATAAGCGTAAGAAATTCTGTATTCATAAGTTTATTCCTTTCTCTTTGAAGACATATTCACTAACACAAAACCAACAGCCATCATTGCAACAATTATGCCGCCTAAATGCATAGCGTTCAATCCCTCGGTAATTTCTGACGAATTGAAAAACCTGTCAATGAATATACCGATAAATATTAGTTTGCTGAAATCAAAAAACAGCGTCCCCGTTAATTCCAGCAAGTCCTTTTTTTCTTTTTTCCCACACTTAGGACAATCGGAAACTTCGATTTTCCCTTTAACTATTTCTACCTTTGAAACTCTGCCGATATTTCTTCGCGTTCTGATGTTTCTCAAAAATCCTCCTGCTTTTTTATTAAAAATACTTTATTCCACACTCAATTGCGAAAAAAATATTTTGCTGAATTGTTATACCGGTGTTAAAATGCCGCGTTTTTCGAGTTTAGTTTCTACTATTCCCGTAATATACATAAAAATAATCATTATGCCAACAGCACCCATTGCCATTAAAAAAGTTTCCATTACTCACCTCCTCGTGATAAATAGCCCACACCAAAAAAGCCAATCGAAGCAAGGAATCCCCAAGCGGCGTGTTCGGGACTGCCGCCCCAATCAAACAAATTCGCAACAACAGCTCCCGCAAAAGTAAGTGCGCTTATATTAAAGAAGAAATCACCTACTGACGCTTTCCGATTTTCGCCATATCTTAAAAATCTCATCAAATCCTCCAAGTCAATATAAAAATACATTATTTTTACGACTAACAGCGAGAATATTTGCATTTGTCTTAAAAAATAAAAAAGGTGAACCGATTGGCTCACCTTTTTTGTTTTCTGTTCTGCTTTCATTTATCTCGTCAGCAACATTTTCCGTGAAGTATTAAACCCGTTTCTGCCTCTTACGTTTACTATCAACGTTTGATTTCTTTGTATCGAAGCGGGGATATTGAATGTGCCTACACCTGCCGCATTAAGGTTGATGTCTTGAGTGAAAAGCATACGACCTCTTACGTCCGTAATTTGCAAACTAACCATCTGCTCACTCGGAATGTTGAAGTTAATTGCGTTTCGCGTAATAGTCATTCCTCTGCCTGCAACTCTCGCCGCACCACTGCTTACAGGTCTGTTTTGCGGGATAATTGATACGGGGCTGTCGCAACCGAAGCCAACGAATTCGAGGCTTGTGATTGTTCCTGTAGTTGCAGTCGTTCCGTCTGCCGCGAGCATAATGCTTACAATATTTGCCTGATTATTCGGCTGGCAAAGAGTCATATTCTCAGGATCCATACACGCCCACAACTGCTCGAACAATGCGGGATTTAAGCGAACTGTGCGAGAAGTGGCGCTGGCAGGAATTACTTCTGATGTATAACCTGCACCGTTATTAGATAAAGCAGGGTCGCCGAGTATCAATCTCATAGGTCCGGTTGAAGTGTAAGTAAGTACTATTTCGCTTACGTACTCAAAATCTCCTTCGTCAAAAGCGACCCAAATCATAGACCAAGAACCGGCGTTGGCTCTGTTAAGAGAGAAATTTACTTGTGTTCCTGTGGGGGTCACAGTTGCTGAAGACCCCGGTCCGGGCTCTACTCCCCAACCGGTTGACCAAGTTGCAACGTCCATAGGGGGAATATCGCAACCGTCGCCCGGCTCAACTCCTGTACCTGTTGATGCAGGAGCCCACCAGTTTTGTGAAAGAAGAAGCATATTCAAAACTTGAATAGCTACCGAATACACGTCGGTGGGAGTTTGGGCTCTCAAATAATTGTACATACTGTTTAAGAAATTTTGGTTTGTAGAACTGCCGACCATTCCTGCGGCAAACGGCGCCATAAACGACATACTTGTCCAGTCCGTGTGGGGATTGTTTACTCGTTGTCCCGCTAAGGTGAAACCTTGCCCTGCATTTATGTTATTAGGGTTTCCTCCTGAAATTCCATTCAACCAAGTAGTAATTCTGTTCATTTGCGTTCTTGCGCGAGTT
This is a stretch of genomic DNA from Chitinivibrionia bacterium. It encodes these proteins:
- the ptsP gene encoding phosphoenolpyruvate--protein phosphotransferase — translated: MMGGKPKIYSGTSIAAGKGLGQAVIVEVKNDNIIRRITRDEILLETDRFENAKLQATKYYDDLSKVLRAKAGTGSDDASIIEIYKCIVNDPMLSRSVMYNIRTELFSAESSVQKVANDMMEEFKSIEDEYIRERDKDICEAGKRILHYLGCDNFEERIFEKDVVLFINGPLILSHIVGKNIEKIKGVVCLASGKTSHAAIVARSNSIPVISDVDLLKLNLVEGNNVLIDCDVGTFTINPTKKSINEYNSYINEKNLRKRGLPAFLKRPVFTNDGMSISVMANVSIEDDARLAVENGADGIGLVRTEILFTEYAEFPSESEQIRYYEGIFNKIGSGKKVNIRVMDVGGDKMVKFINDIPREENPFMGWRAVRIYRERTEFLHKQLVAILKAGEGKKYGIMFPMITTLSEWDFLRNFTIKTADELGIKCPSLGVLLEVPLAILEIESFLSTLEFASIGTNDLMQYLSAADRSNAKVNYLYNPLEPAFLKIVKTAIDQCVSGGKPISMCGDMAARPECTILLLGLGLTRFSVSPPTIPIIKEIISCIPLMKIKEETNHLLLNKRSAKDVADWLQYINGKYCAHIFKKHGFIPLYGDYYDKGNF
- a CDS encoding PEGA domain-containing protein; this translates as MKNIFIMLLILATFSFATVPMPAPLTSADMEILPYEPTDINIETSQSVAETLEEIAEISYETTEEAGEITTAEIELGSVAELVEAEAEIVVEEATMASLAITTTPDGATILVNRRVSGTTPFFADELEPREYNIMLLKEGFTLFDTTFTLSAGQNDTLSIALISENQQVQAPARTRGRDTATQAESEEEEKDKTDTLSEEELATKRRRMDRAGIIVFLSVMFVSMAMQESRSR
- a CDS encoding zinc ABC transporter substrate-binding protein is translated as MFRVFVIILLSLTLAFARGERRNRAATATAQPAPQEIRLAVAVSIPALGALSREILRGVPVDVLEPFGTDFTMDEFDGLASEYSDELDEIAPRVAAVVGIRSIIPDDPIFVQLRHRNIRVVEIDCAIPPSPTGSAIPLIRTSNGEINPFVWLSLANAVRMAEILESDFSALFPKYACVISANLLDFKRRSLALRNEYTRKLLEIDNFSAVALSGIFDYLLMDIDVFVVARFLPEYDWNEETARKFRDLVESGEVGVVINRWQTGAPASEIMEEKGVRTAVLRTGIPALSHFDDGFLAFWERNVSAIAGAFQIKE
- a CDS encoding glycogen/starch/alpha-glucan phosphorylase is translated as MNDDNKFLEKYFKYFRAKDENSATQYDKYIGISGVLRAHVIENWIKTQKAYLGNNEIRRIYYLSLEYNLGSPIKMHSVSNELQSHLDIMLEQEGIERSEINAKEPPMDLGNGFIGEFSANILEVLASKGIPSVAYGLWYGMAQFRQAVKNNSDKSILGQLERPYYWSSLYNPWVVDRPEYNNHVCFGSRSCYGGCLGKKNPDESIWICGDRVMATPVDFPISGYRNKVVNTLRFWNALPSEDFSSDYMLHSDYVRACDEKSDSVKFLRYLFSEEVSQQTSELHIKQQYFLAAASIKDILRRHLSQNNSIETICDKAQIILADSRMGFAIIEFIRILIAHFEISVEKAVGIARKTFVISLPLVDGGQFPKVPLYILETLLPQHVNVIMKINHWLLDKARKEYGASDDDLREISLIEEGAIKKICMANLSLMFSGSAFSYSQSGADHIKNVALPKTSRIYSVDIKPTFSGVSLRRWLLYSNKHLADLITSKIGEGWIKENSKLADFERYSQNAAIQKVFTQIKAYAKEEFLEKMFNDIAIAKNSLLDTLFITHIRKITLGNSQVLMLLYIAARYLRLRRGEKLVSRAYFFTGRALPFDFYGKQLVSLVNIFSRALKDCKELQVHFVYNCTTSLEEELLAIGDMAEFISSPYSLEPSSFSAVRAAANGMVPLSGANSVDIDTVSKIGLDSCFYLENTDKDISGYDINAYVENTPVLKEAFELVEKWIKDYSGGEEEEGKINPLWENLRYRDEMKIFSFFDEYCRAQDKIDAAFADKSEWSSMALRNIARSSAGSLDNTICSLYGDYTNKVVDL
- a CDS encoding formylglycine-generating enzyme family protein → MKALLLLIFCLATAAFSFSEIVQIRGGTFNRGSERGNPDERPVREITVDAFRLDKRPVSNNDYQQCVNAGRCSRPNTANCFLWTNQGLTRMTPPEELLAPNNPVICITWRQASEYCRFRGGRLPTEAEWEFAATNGGRTTFSWGNERPTPQRARFRSRSSVQVYTFDGVGDFGLVDMNGNVWEWVNDRYEQDFYQFAPQHNPRGPQVGRFNVIRGGGWYSEERALRGTNRQWFAPEAGEISIGVRCAH
- a CDS encoding FkbM family methyltransferase; this translates as MDFIEDLQKVPMAKNEDVEYLKQSELPLVLYGAADLGRNVKRFLEINNVKVDFVVVDKEYWQPNMKLSDYVIQPIENILANNFKFNIVVAFYSGFAEKIARLKENAQIQRCLFFHPLNVAFVDCYHDSDFLNRHSTALTDLYSNLTDDLSRRIMLEYIKARKSANSTDLVKLNVPNELQCFPDFLPLADNEIFVDCGAFNGDTIKVFLNKTNGKYNKIFAFEPDTVSAQQCRELLANQGREDVLFEKGAWSGKAMLRFDNRGNMTSVISEKGNIQIELDSIDSVLGDEKATFIKMDIEGAEFEALKGAQNQIIANKPKLAICVYHKQEDLITIPQYILSLNPDYKLYLRHYGAFCTELVLYAI
- a CDS encoding zinc ABC transporter substrate-binding protein, yielding MKTRILTIVLLLFATCFAQGRQQQRLQIGVSLHPYYSFARNIVGDRADVIPMISPNVNPHGYRIIPEDIERAMGLDVVILNGVGHDEFALQILRAAGNLNRIHKIFANDGVALIPQSINTNQVNSHTFISISASIQQVFTIATRLAEIDPANAQFFRQNAQRYARQLRQLRAEFMEKLADYKENDFRCATIHGGYSYLLQEFGFQVEAVIEPSHGIAPTASQMMETIEKIRAVNVQVVFSESDFPPTFLRTIQEETGVRVVKLSHLSYGEYSAEFFERGMRFNLEQLLRAVSGRD